A genomic segment from Spinacia oleracea cultivar Varoflay chromosome 3, BTI_SOV_V1, whole genome shotgun sequence encodes:
- the LOC110777046 gene encoding probable LRR receptor-like serine/threonine-protein kinase At5g10290 — protein MVSLKELSFSFLAFLCLLPCDLADYQGEALYALKQSLHASSGQLLDWNPNMVNPCTWSNVMCDSSSNVVSLTLSSMGLSGSISTKVGTLKTLTTLSLQGNRITGKIPQELGNLSSLTNLNLEKNRLTDEIPSSLGNLKNLKYLTLSHNNLSGTIPDSLASLDNLINLQLSSNQLSGQVPQQLFQISQYNFSGNELSCGGDIHHPCAADGNGTGSSNKTKVGVIVGVVGGLVGILLLGGLLFFMCKSRITGYRREVYVDVAGEVDRTIAFGQLKRFSYRELQVATDNFNEKNVLGQGGFGKVYKGVLGDNTKVAVKRLTDYESPGGDAAFQREVEMISVAVHRNLLRLIGFCTTPTERLLVYPFMQNLSVAYRLRELKPGEAVVEWPRRKQIALGTARGLEYLHEHCNPKIIHRDVKAANVLLDEDFEAVVGDFGLAKLVDVRKTNVTTQVRGTMGHIAPEYLSTGKSSERTDVFGYGIMLLELVTGQRAIDFSRLEEEDDVLLLDHVKKLQREKRLDAIVDKNLNKVYDIQEVEMMIQVALLCTQSSPEERPAMSDVVRMLEGEGLAARWEEWQNVEVTRRQEYERLQRRFDWGDDSIHNLDAIELSGGR, from the exons ATGGTGTCACTAAAGGAGCtcagtttttcttttttggccTTCCTTTGTTTGCTCCCTTGTGATTTGGCAGATTATCAAG GGGAGGCGCTGTACGCATTGAAACAGTCACTGCATGCTTCATCCGGTCAGCTGCTAGATTGGAACCCCAATATGGTTAATCCGTGCACTTGGTCAAATGTTATGTGTGACTCTAGTAGCAATGTTGTTTCTTT GACATTGTCTTCCATGGGACTTTCTGGATCGATATCTACTAAAGTCGGCACTCTGAAGACTCTTACAACTCT GTCCCTGCAAGGAAATCGTATTACTGGCAAGATTCCTCAAGAGCTAGGAAATTTGTCAAGTCTAACAAATCTGAATTTAGAAAAAAACCGTTTGACTGATGAAATACCATCTTCCCTCGGTAATCTTAAAAATCTTAAATATTT GACATTGAGCCATAACAACCTCTCGGGAACTATCCCTGACTCGCTGGCTTCCCTTGATAACTTAATTAACCT CCAGCTCAGTTCAAATCAACTCAGCGGCCAAGTTCCTCAGCAGCTCTTTCAAATTTCCCAATACAA TTTCTCAGGGAATGAATTGAGCTGCGGTGGCGATATTCACCATCCTTGTGCAGCTGATGGCAATGGTACAG GCTcatcaaacaaaacaaaagttGGAGTTATAGTTGGAGTAGTTGGAGGTCTTGTTGGTATACTACTGCTTGGAGGTCTGCTGTTTTTCATGTGCAAGAGTAGAATTACAGGATACAGACGTGAAGTCTATGTTGATGTTGCAG GTGAAGTTGATCGTACAATTGCATTTGGGCAGCTGAAACGATTTTCTTACAGGGAGCTGCAGGTAGCAACAGACAACTTCAACGAGAAAAATGTTCTTGGTCAAGGTGGTTTTGGCAAGGTTTACAAAGGTGTGCTGGGAGACAATACAAAGGTTGCAGTGAAACGGTTAACTGACTATGAGAGCCCTGGAGGAGATGCAGCTTTTCAGCGTGAAGTTGAGATGATAAGTGTAGCTGTACATAGGAATCTATTACGCTTGATTGGGTTCTGCACTACGCCAACAGAGAGACTTCTGGTATATCCGTTCATGCAAAACCTTAGCGTGGCTTATCGTTTGCGGG AGTTGAAACCTGGAGAGGCTGTTGTAGAATGGCCTAGAAGAAAACAAATAGCCTTGGGAACTGCACGTGGACTAGAGTATCTTCATGAACATTGCAACCCTAAGATCATTCATCGTGACGTTAAGGCTGCTAATGTGTTGTTAGATGAAGACTTTGAAGCAGTAGTGGGTGATTTTGGCCTAGCAAAATTGGTAGATGTGAGGAAAACTAATGTGACAACCCAGGTGCGTGGGACAATGGGGCACATAGCACCTGAGTACTTGTCCACTGGGAAGTCATCAGAAAGGACCGATGTCTTTGGTTATGGGATTATGCTTCTAGAACTTGTGACAGGTCAGCGGGCCATTGATTTTTCACGCTTGGAAGAGGAAGATGACGTCTTGTTGCTTGATCAT GTTAAGAAGCTGCAAAGAGAAAAGAGATTAGACGCAATCGTTGATAAGAACCTGAATAAGGTCTATGATATTCAGGAAGTGGAGATGATGATCCAAGTAGCATTGTTATGTACTCAATCTTCACCGGAAGAACGCCCAGCAATGTCAGATGTGGTGCGTATGCTTGAAGGAGAGGGGCTTGCTGCAAGATGGGAAGAATGGCAGAATGTGGAAGTCACGCGCAGGCAAGAATATGAAAGATTACAGAGAAGATTTGACTGGGGTGATGACTCGATTCATAATCTGGATGCTATTGAATTATCAGGTGGGAGATAA